In Heptranchias perlo isolate sHepPer1 chromosome 21, sHepPer1.hap1, whole genome shotgun sequence, the following proteins share a genomic window:
- the oga gene encoding protein O-GlcNAcase isoform X3 translates to MEQRKELFRRMRKWGLNTYLYAPKDDYKHRMFWREMYSVEEAEQLMQLISAAKEHDIEFVYAISPGLDITFSNQKEVATLKRKLDQVSQFGCKSFALLFDDIDHNMCPADKEVFSSFAHAQLSVTNEIYQYLEEPEHFLFCPTEYCGTFCYPNVAHSPYLRTVGEKLLPGIDLLWTGPKVVSKDISVESIEEVTKIVKRSPVIWDNLHANDYDQKRLFLGPYKGRSTELIPRLKGVLTNPNCEFEGNFVAIHTLATWYKSNMNGVRKDVVMTDTEESTVSIQIKLENEGSDEEIETDVLYSPQMALKMAILEWLQEFGVPHQYNCRTVPHSGAKTNAIDIGALDTPCLNSSTTVTTVYQQPIMSQGSPLRAEPAPLAKEEEEEEKKQQSDEEPMEMAVEKPDEQEGKNVNQILTDIVKTKISEDLKPMEMDKDSIVESKSPEISMQEDSGSDIAPMQTDEQMNKEQYVPGPNEKPLYTAEAVTLEDLNLLAEMFYLPYEHGPKAVQMLREFQWLRANSSVVSVNCKGKDAEKIEKWHSRATKFEEMCCGVMQMFTRLANCENRSILYDLYPYVWDIKGVVSMVKSFVQWLDGRILSTSYYSCGIDNARWCRSQSSAQFLSGDQEPWAFRGGLAGEFQRLLPIEGANDLFYQPPPPMPTSKVYAIRPYFPKDEASVYKICKEMYDDEMDGDSMSSDQPDIIGDSLVGGLLTLSLDYCFVLEDEGSICGYALGTVDVKPFCTKCRVSWIPAMREKYIKPETSKELSEEQKMMLSFHEEQQGLPDNFLATFPSLIKVNVHSKVTDPSVAKSMMGCLLSSLKANGSRGAFCEVKPNDRRGLEFYSKLGFLELAKMEGFPKEMLVLGRTL, encoded by the exons ATGGAACAGAGGAAGGAACTGTTCAGAAG AATGCGCAAGTGGGGATTGAACACATACCTGTACGCACCGAAGGATGATTACAAGCATAGAATGTTCTGGCGGGAGATGTACTCTGTTGAAGAAGCTG AACAACTGATGCAGCTAATTTCTGCTGCGAAAGAACACGATATTGAGTTTGTCTATGCCATATCTCCCGGACTTGATATCACATTCTCGAATCAGAAGGAAGTTGCTACCCTTAAACGCAAATTGGATCAG GTGTCGCAGTTCGGATGCAAGTCCTTTGCATTATTATTTGATGATATCGACCACAATATGTGCCCAGCAGATAAAGAGGTCTTCAGCTCATTTGCACATGCACAACTGTCTGTTACTAATGAGATCTATCAGTACTTGGAAGAGCCAGAACACTTCTTATTCTGTCCTACAG AGTACTGTGGAACTTTCTGCTACCCCAACGTTGCACACTCCCCATACCTTCGGACTGTTGGAGAAAAACTACTTCCTGGCATTGATTTATTGTGGACAG GTCCAAAAGTAGTGTCCAAAGATATCTCTGTGGAATCCATTGAAGAAGTCACTAAAATAGTGAAGAGGTCCCCTGTCATCTGGGACAATCTCCATGCCAATGATTACGATCAGAAGCGCCTCTTCCTTGGACCATACAAGGGGCGGTCGACGGAGCTCATTCCGCGGCTGAAAGGAGTactaacaaaccccaactgtgaATTTGAAGGGAACTTTGTCGCCATTCACACACTGGCTACCTGGTACAAATCCAACATGAATGGTGTGAGGAAGGATGTTGTGATGA CTGACACAGAAGAGAGCACGGTATCTATCCAGATCAAACTCGAAAATGAAGGCAGCGATGAGGAGATCGAAACGGATGTCCTGTACAGTCCTCAGATGGCTTTGAAGATGGCTATCTTGGAATGGCTGCAGGAATTTGGAGTGCCGCATCAGTACAACT GCCGAACAGTCCCTCACAGCGGTGCAAAGACAAATGCAATTGATATAGGAGCACTGGACACGCCCTGCCTGAACTCCTCCACGACAGTGACCACAGTCTACCAACAGCCCATCATGAGTCAGGGAAGCCCATTGCGTGCCGAACCAGCCCCGCTGgctaaggaagaggaggaggaggagaagaaacagCAGTCCGATGAAGAACCAATGGAGATGGCGGTGGAAAAACCGGACGAACAAGAAGGCAAAAACGTCAATCAGATCCTTACAGACATTGTCAAGACCAAAATATCTGAGGATCTCAAACCCATGGAGATGGATAAAGACAGCATTGTTGAATCCAAGTCTCCCGAGATCTCCATGCAGGAAGACTCTGGGAGTGATATAGCACCCATGCAGACAGATGAGCAGATGAACAAGGAGCAGTATGTCCCAGGTCCCAATGAGAAGCCATTATACACTGCTGAAGCTGTGACTCTGGAAGACCTGAACCTCTTGGCTGAGATGTTCTATCTGCCTTATGAGCATGGACCCAAAGCTGTTCAGATGTTAAGGGAATTTCAATGGCTTCGGGCTAACAGTAGTGTTGTTAGTGTGAATTGTAAAGGAAAAGATGCCGAAAAG ATTGAGAAGTGGCATTCCAGAGCTACTAAGTTTGAAGAGATGTGCTGTGGCGtaatgcagatgtttacccgCCTTGCCAACTGCGAAAATCGATCCATTCTTTATGATCTGTACCCATATGTCTGGGATATAAAGGGTGTGGTATCTATGGTGAAATCCTTTGTCCAGTGGTTAG ATGGAAGAATCCTCAGCACAAGTTACTACAGCTGTGGGATCGACAACGCCAGAT GGTGTCGTAGTCAATCTTCAGCACAGTTCTTGAGTGGCGACCAAGAACCCTGGGCCTTTAGAGGTGGTCTAGCAGGAGAGTTTCAG CGTTTGTTGCCAATTGAGGGGGCAAATGACCTCTTCTACCAGCCACCACCACCCATGCCTACTTCAAAAGTGTACGCAATCAGGCCCTACTTTCCAAAAGACGAG GCCTCTGTGTACAAGATCTGTAAGGAGATGTATGATGATGAAATGGATGGTGACTCAATGTCTTCTGACCAGCCAGATATCATTGGTGACAG TTTGGTGGGAGGTCTTCTGACGCTGAGCCTGGATTATTGCTTCGTGTTAGAGGATGAGGGCAGCATTTGTGGTTATGCCCTTGGGACTGTGGATGTGAAACCATTTTGTACAAAGTGTAGAGTCTCCTGGATACCTGCTATGCGGGAGAAGTATATTAAACCAGAGACTAGTAAGGAACTTTCAGAAGAACAG AAAATGATGCTGAGCTTCCATGAAGAGCAACAAGGTCTGCCAGACAACTTCCTCGCAACCTTCCCCTCACTAATTAAAGTGAATGTGCACTCGAAAGTGACGGATCCTAGTGTTGCCAAAAGTATGATGGGCTGCTTGCTTTCATCCTTAAAAGCTAATG GATCCCGAGGAGCATTCTGTGAAGTAAAACCCAATGACAGACGAGGTCTGGAATTCTACAGTAAGCTGGGCTTCTTGGAGTTGGCCAAAATGGAGGGATTCCCGAAAGAGATGTTGGTCCTGGGAAGGACCTTGTAA
- the oga gene encoding protein O-GlcNAcase isoform X1, which produces MRGSARAQRMMVRKENAAGAAEEAVSDSSPATESGPPAPGPESEQATPPGDPAAAAPEPALLQETATANGGLDNRPLPQRRNPASDKKRFLCGVVEGFYGRPWSMEQRKELFRRMRKWGLNTYLYAPKDDYKHRMFWREMYSVEEAEQLMQLISAAKEHDIEFVYAISPGLDITFSNQKEVATLKRKLDQVSQFGCKSFALLFDDIDHNMCPADKEVFSSFAHAQLSVTNEIYQYLEEPEHFLFCPTEYCGTFCYPNVAHSPYLRTVGEKLLPGIDLLWTGPKVVSKDISVESIEEVTKIVKRSPVIWDNLHANDYDQKRLFLGPYKGRSTELIPRLKGVLTNPNCEFEGNFVAIHTLATWYKSNMNGVRKDVVMTDTEESTVSIQIKLENEGSDEEIETDVLYSPQMALKMAILEWLQEFGVPHQYNCRTVPHSGAKTNAIDIGALDTPCLNSSTTVTTVYQQPIMSQGSPLRAEPAPLAKEEEEEEKKQQSDEEPMEMAVEKPDEQEGKNVNQILTDIVKTKISEDLKPMEMDKDSIVESKSPEISMQEDSGSDIAPMQTDEQMNKEQYVPGPNEKPLYTAEAVTLEDLNLLAEMFYLPYEHGPKAVQMLREFQWLRANSSVVSVNCKGKDAEKIEKWHSRATKFEEMCCGVMQMFTRLANCENRSILYDLYPYVWDIKGVVSMVKSFVQWLDGRILSTSYYSCGIDNARWCRSQSSAQFLSGDQEPWAFRGGLAGEFQRLLPIEGANDLFYQPPPPMPTSKVYAIRPYFPKDEASVYKICKEMYDDEMDGDSMSSDQPDIIGDSLVGGLLTLSLDYCFVLEDEGSICGYALGTVDVKPFCTKCRVSWIPAMREKYIKPETSKELSEEQKMMLSFHEEQQGLPDNFLATFPSLIKVNVHSKVTDPSVAKSMMGCLLSSLKANGSRGAFCEVKPNDRRGLEFYSKLGFLELAKMEGFPKEMLVLGRTL; this is translated from the exons GATTTTATGGACGCCCATGGAGCATGGAACAGAGGAAGGAACTGTTCAGAAG AATGCGCAAGTGGGGATTGAACACATACCTGTACGCACCGAAGGATGATTACAAGCATAGAATGTTCTGGCGGGAGATGTACTCTGTTGAAGAAGCTG AACAACTGATGCAGCTAATTTCTGCTGCGAAAGAACACGATATTGAGTTTGTCTATGCCATATCTCCCGGACTTGATATCACATTCTCGAATCAGAAGGAAGTTGCTACCCTTAAACGCAAATTGGATCAG GTGTCGCAGTTCGGATGCAAGTCCTTTGCATTATTATTTGATGATATCGACCACAATATGTGCCCAGCAGATAAAGAGGTCTTCAGCTCATTTGCACATGCACAACTGTCTGTTACTAATGAGATCTATCAGTACTTGGAAGAGCCAGAACACTTCTTATTCTGTCCTACAG AGTACTGTGGAACTTTCTGCTACCCCAACGTTGCACACTCCCCATACCTTCGGACTGTTGGAGAAAAACTACTTCCTGGCATTGATTTATTGTGGACAG GTCCAAAAGTAGTGTCCAAAGATATCTCTGTGGAATCCATTGAAGAAGTCACTAAAATAGTGAAGAGGTCCCCTGTCATCTGGGACAATCTCCATGCCAATGATTACGATCAGAAGCGCCTCTTCCTTGGACCATACAAGGGGCGGTCGACGGAGCTCATTCCGCGGCTGAAAGGAGTactaacaaaccccaactgtgaATTTGAAGGGAACTTTGTCGCCATTCACACACTGGCTACCTGGTACAAATCCAACATGAATGGTGTGAGGAAGGATGTTGTGATGA CTGACACAGAAGAGAGCACGGTATCTATCCAGATCAAACTCGAAAATGAAGGCAGCGATGAGGAGATCGAAACGGATGTCCTGTACAGTCCTCAGATGGCTTTGAAGATGGCTATCTTGGAATGGCTGCAGGAATTTGGAGTGCCGCATCAGTACAACT GCCGAACAGTCCCTCACAGCGGTGCAAAGACAAATGCAATTGATATAGGAGCACTGGACACGCCCTGCCTGAACTCCTCCACGACAGTGACCACAGTCTACCAACAGCCCATCATGAGTCAGGGAAGCCCATTGCGTGCCGAACCAGCCCCGCTGgctaaggaagaggaggaggaggagaagaaacagCAGTCCGATGAAGAACCAATGGAGATGGCGGTGGAAAAACCGGACGAACAAGAAGGCAAAAACGTCAATCAGATCCTTACAGACATTGTCAAGACCAAAATATCTGAGGATCTCAAACCCATGGAGATGGATAAAGACAGCATTGTTGAATCCAAGTCTCCCGAGATCTCCATGCAGGAAGACTCTGGGAGTGATATAGCACCCATGCAGACAGATGAGCAGATGAACAAGGAGCAGTATGTCCCAGGTCCCAATGAGAAGCCATTATACACTGCTGAAGCTGTGACTCTGGAAGACCTGAACCTCTTGGCTGAGATGTTCTATCTGCCTTATGAGCATGGACCCAAAGCTGTTCAGATGTTAAGGGAATTTCAATGGCTTCGGGCTAACAGTAGTGTTGTTAGTGTGAATTGTAAAGGAAAAGATGCCGAAAAG ATTGAGAAGTGGCATTCCAGAGCTACTAAGTTTGAAGAGATGTGCTGTGGCGtaatgcagatgtttacccgCCTTGCCAACTGCGAAAATCGATCCATTCTTTATGATCTGTACCCATATGTCTGGGATATAAAGGGTGTGGTATCTATGGTGAAATCCTTTGTCCAGTGGTTAG ATGGAAGAATCCTCAGCACAAGTTACTACAGCTGTGGGATCGACAACGCCAGAT GGTGTCGTAGTCAATCTTCAGCACAGTTCTTGAGTGGCGACCAAGAACCCTGGGCCTTTAGAGGTGGTCTAGCAGGAGAGTTTCAG CGTTTGTTGCCAATTGAGGGGGCAAATGACCTCTTCTACCAGCCACCACCACCCATGCCTACTTCAAAAGTGTACGCAATCAGGCCCTACTTTCCAAAAGACGAG GCCTCTGTGTACAAGATCTGTAAGGAGATGTATGATGATGAAATGGATGGTGACTCAATGTCTTCTGACCAGCCAGATATCATTGGTGACAG TTTGGTGGGAGGTCTTCTGACGCTGAGCCTGGATTATTGCTTCGTGTTAGAGGATGAGGGCAGCATTTGTGGTTATGCCCTTGGGACTGTGGATGTGAAACCATTTTGTACAAAGTGTAGAGTCTCCTGGATACCTGCTATGCGGGAGAAGTATATTAAACCAGAGACTAGTAAGGAACTTTCAGAAGAACAG AAAATGATGCTGAGCTTCCATGAAGAGCAACAAGGTCTGCCAGACAACTTCCTCGCAACCTTCCCCTCACTAATTAAAGTGAATGTGCACTCGAAAGTGACGGATCCTAGTGTTGCCAAAAGTATGATGGGCTGCTTGCTTTCATCCTTAAAAGCTAATG GATCCCGAGGAGCATTCTGTGAAGTAAAACCCAATGACAGACGAGGTCTGGAATTCTACAGTAAGCTGGGCTTCTTGGAGTTGGCCAAAATGGAGGGATTCCCGAAAGAGATGTTGGTCCTGGGAAGGACCTTGTAA